From Saccharibacillus brassicae:
CGCCCGATTGGTTGCCGCTCAGGACGACGTATTGGCCTTCCTTGTTGCGTACGACGGCGCCTACGCGGTCGCAGTCGGGATCGGTGCCGATCAGGATGTCGGCATTGAGTTGTTCCCCGAGCTTCATCGCGAGCGTGAACGCTTCGCGTTCTTCCGGGTTCGGCGATTTGACGGTCGGGAAGTCGCCGTCCGGCTGCTCCTGCTCCGGCACGACAGCGACGTTCTTGAAGCCGATCTTCTCCAGTACGCGGCGTACCGGCAGATTGCCCGTTCCGTGCAGCGGAGTGAACACGACCTGCAGATCGCTGCCCTGGCCCGCGGCCAACTGCTCGCGGCTCAGGGACAGGCTTGCGACCGTCTCGATGAACGCTTCGTCTTCGGCGTCGCCGAGCCAGACCAGCAGACCCTGCGCTTCCGCTTCTTCGCGGGTGATACGCTTGATTGCGGAGAACGATTGCACGCCCTGCACGAGGCTGATCACGCGTTCCGCTTCATGCGGTACGAGCTGTCCGCCTTCATGGTTGTACACTTTGTAGCCGTTGTATTCCGGCGGGTTATGGCTCGCCGTGACCATGATGCCGCCGTCGGCCTGCAGATGGCGCACCGAGAACGACAGCTGCGGCGTCGTGCGCAGCGAAGGATACAGCTTGGCCACGATTCCGTTCGCCGCCAGGACCAATGCCGCTTCGAGCGAAAATTCAGGCGAGAAATGGCGCGAATCGTGCGCGATGATGACGGACGGCTGCCCGTCTTTGCCCTGCGCCGTTTCGAGTATGTACTCAGCCAGGCCCTGCGTCGCTTTGCCTACCGTATACCGGTTCATGCGGTTGCTGCCGGCGCCGATCACGCCGCGCAGTCCGCCCGTTCCGAATTCAAGCTCCCGGTAAAAGCGATCTTCCAGTTCTTCCGGCTGCGATTCCAGCGCGCGCAGCTCTTGTTTGGTCGTTTCGTCGATGCTTGGGTCTTCCAGCCATTGGCTGACCACCGCCGCGGTTTTTTCGTTCAACATAATTCTTGTACCTCCCTGTCCGGATTGTTGGGGTGAAGAGGCAACCGTGCGGTTATTCGCGGTTCGCAAGCGCAAACATCATGTCGCCTTCGGCTACCACTTTTCCGTCCACTTTCGCCACGGCGTGTCCTTTTCCGATCATCCCTTTGAAGCGGGTCATCTCGACCTCAAGCTGCAGCGTATCGCCGGGCTTGACCTGCCCCCGGAAACGGAATCCGTCGATGCCGGCAAAAAACCCGAGCTTGCCGCGGTTTTCTTCCACGATCATCATCGCGACGCTTCCGACCTGGGCGAGAGCCTCAACTATTAATACCCCCGGCATGACCGGATAACCCGGAAAATGTCCGGCAAAGAAAGGTTCGTTAACGGTTACGTTTTTGATGCCGACCGCGCGCTTGCCCGGTTCGACCTCCAGAATCCGGTCCACCAACAGGAACGGCGGACGGTGCGGAATAATCTCTTGAATCTGCTGCGAATCCAAAATCACGAGCAAAACTCCCTTCGGCAATTTCCCCCATCATTATACAGTTTCCCGACGTAAAAAGAAATCGCGGAAAACCGGGCATCAAAAAAGCCGCCCCGGGCCGAATGGCCCGACAAGCGGCTCTGCCTTACCCGACAGGGCATGGCTTTTTCAAATATTGGACCGTGCCAAAACGCCGTTCCCGAGCGAACTTCGCGCTTGGTGCCGAAGGCTTGCGTCCCCGCCGCTGCTACGGAGCAAACACCAGATCGAACACGTGCACCCACGTTTCCGGCTGAAAAGCTTCTTCCAGCGGCTGCTTGCCGACGTACACGTAGCCGAACACCAGTCCTCCGGCCAGGCATACGATGAAAAAAAGCAGGAAAAGAGTAAAACGCAGCGCCTTTCTGCCGAACTTTCTTTTACGGCGTACGGGAACTTCGTTCTGCTCGTCCATCACCTTTTCCACTTCTACCCCTCCTTGCCGCAAAGTCCGAAGCCCCAGGCATCTGCCGGAGCTTCGGACTTATTGTTGATTACTTTTAGTTATACGTGATTCGATTACTGACGGATGCCGTTGGCGATCGTCGCCATCGTATCGCTTGAAGTCAGCGCCTTAGCGGCCAGCTGATACGCGCGCTGCACCTGCAGCAGTTCGGTCATCTGCGCGGTCAGGTCGACGTTCGATTGCTCCACGTAACCTTGTCTGACCTGGGCTTGTCCGGCGTTGCCGAGTACTTCCGCTTCGTTCGCGCCCTCGGCAAGCACAAAGGTGTTGCCTTCCGTCTGAACCAGTCCTTCCGAACGATTCACACGCGCCAGCGAGATCTGGCCGGCCGCCGTGCTCGTGCCGTTCGGATTCAGCGCCCGGACGCTGCCGTCGCTGTCTACTTGCAGCTTGGAGTTGGCCGGGATGCGGATCGGCTGTCCGTTCGTGCCCATGACCGGGTGTCCCTGATTCGTCATCAGATATACGTTCCGGGCATCGTCGCCGAGCGAAGCGAGTTGGAATCCGCCTTCGCGCGTCCACGCTTTCTCGCCGTTTACCTGAACTTCGAATACGGCGTTGCCTTCGATCGCGAGATCCGAAAGGCTGCCCGTTTCCTTAAGCGGCCCCTGGGTCAGGTCGATCGTGACTTCGCTCATTCGCGCGCCGAAGCCGAGGTTGTATCCGGCATCCGTGCGGCGTCCGCCCAGTTGGAACGAATCTCCCTGCTGCTGCACGCGCGTCAAGACGTCCTGGAAACTGCCCTGCTTGGCTTTGTAGCCGACCGTATCGACGTTTGCGATATTGTCCGAAATGAGGTCGAGCTTCCGTTGGAGGCCGTTCATCGTTACCGCGGCGCCGATCATCGAGTTATTCATGAATATGCCCCCTTAGTTAGACTCTTCCGACTTCGTTAACTGCTTTTTCCAGGCTCTTGTCGTAGAACTGCACGACCTTCTGGTTCGCTTCATATGCACGCAGCGCGGCGGTCATGTCGACCATCGACTGGGCCGCGTCTACCGTCGAGCGCTCCAGGTAACCCTGCTTCACGTCGAACTGGTCGGCGTCGGTAGCCGCCCGGAGCGAAGCTCCGCCCTGCGTCTTCTCCGTAAACAAGCCTTCGCCGTCTCGCGTCAGTTCGTTCGGCCGTTCCGCGACCGTTATGCCGATGCGGCCCGAAGCCGCCCCTGTCGCTTTGTTGAAAATGGTTCCGTTCTCCCGTACCCAGTAGTCGTCCATCGTGCCGGCCAGCACGATCGGCTGTCCGTCCTGTCCGAGCACGCTCTGGTTCATCGAGGTCAGGAGACGTCCGTCGACGCCCAGATGCATGTCGCCGTCACGCGTGTAGCTGACGCCGCCCTGCGGATTCTGTACGTTGAAAAACGCCTGAGGCTTATAGACCGTATCGCCGTTCCCCTGAACCGCTTTGCCGGAAGCGTCGAACACGAAGTTGCCGCCCTGCGGATTGGCCAGTTGAATATCGGAAGTGAGAGCCAGGTCGTCCGAAGACAGCGTCTCCGTCACGTCGCCCTGTACCATCATCGAAATGCTTTCTTCGGCGAACACGCCCGTGTTCAACTTGCCCACGCTGCGGTTGTCGCGGCCTTCGTCACCGTTCTGCAGCGCCACCATGACTTCCGGAAAAGAACGCGCCACGCTCTCTACCTGCTTGTACCCCGTCGTGTTCAGGTTGGCGATGTTCTGCGTAACGGTGTCGTGTCTGTGCTGCTGCGTCATCATGCCTGCGGTTGCCGTGTATAATCCTCTAAGCATTCGATGTGTTCCCCTTTCCGATATCGCGGATGCGGTCTGTTCCTTCGTGTATGAATCCCGGCTGTCTCCGTCCGTTCCCCTGCCGTCGGCGCCTTTAAAAAAGCCCCTCGGCCTTGTGTTATATATATCGGCAGATTCGGAAAATAATTAAGCGAAAATCAGAATTTTTTCTTTGCGGTCTGATCGAGATGGTCCAGCATCTTCTGCGTTCCTTTGACTACGCAGTGCATCGGGTCTTCCGCGATCCAGACCGGCACCCGCAGTTCGCTGGCCAGCAGGTCGTTCAGGCCGTGCAGCAGGGCTCCCCCGCCCGTCAGCACGACGCCGCGATCGATGATATCGGCCGACAGTTCCGGCGGAGTGCGTTCCAGCACCGACTTCGCGGCGCTAACGATCAAAGCGACCGACTCGTCCAGCGCTTCTTTGACTTCGGCCGACGTGACGGACACGGTGCGCGGCAGGCCGCTTACCATGTCCCGTCCGCGGATATCGACTTCGGCCTGGCGTCCGTCCGGATGCACGGAAGCGATATTGATTTTGAGATCTTCCGCCGTCCGTTCGCCGATCAGCAGCTTATATTTATTTTTGATATAACGGATAATCGATTCGTCGAACGTGTCGCCCGCCACTTTGATCGAGGAGGACGTCACGATGTCGCCCATCGACAGGACGGCCACGTCGGTCGTGCCGCCGCCGATATCGACGACCATATTCCCGCTCGGCTGGTAAATGTCCATGCCGGCTCCGATCGCCGCGGCTTTCGGTTCTTCTTCCAGATAAACGTCTTTCGCTCCGGTACGCTGGGCCGCTTCACGGATCGCTTTTTGCTCGACGGAGGTGATGTTGGTCGGCGCGCAGATCAAAATCCGCGGATTGCTGTACCAGCTGCGACCGCCCACTTTGTTAATAAAGTAACGCAGCATCGCTTCCGTAATATCGAAGTCCGCGATGACGCCGTCGCGCAGCGGCCGCACCACTTCGATATTGCCGGGCGTGCGTCCGACCATGCGGCGCGCTTCTTCGCCGACAGCCAGCACGCGTTTCGACTCTTTCTCCACTGCCACAACCGACGGCTCATCGATGACGACGCCTTTGCCCTTTACGTAAATCAGCACGTTCGCCGTGCCCAGGTCGATTCCGATATCCTTGCTCAACATGTCTTTTCGCGGCCTCCAGCATCCTTGTTATTCGGCTTTTTTTACTGCGCGCTTCCGTCGGCGCCCTGCAAACTACCAGCTTTTAACATACCATATTTATAGGCTCTACATCAACGGAAATTCAAGGGAAATCCCGCTCTGAAGCGCAAAAAACCCAAGTTCGAATGAACTTGGGTTTTGGAACGGTGTCCGCGTCTTCCCGGGCTTAGGCCCAGGTCGGCTGAACGTTAAACATCGGAGTTTCTGTACGCACGGACGTTTCCGCCGCGGCGGACGTCTCAGCTGCCGCTTCCGGCATCGAAACGCGCCAGATGTCTGCGCCCAGACCGACCAGCTTCTCCGTCAGGTTGACGTAGCCACGGTCGATATGGTGCGTACCGCCTACTTCGGTCGTGCCTTCCGCTACGAGGCCGGCACAGATCAGCGCCGCGCCCGCGCGAAGATCGGTCGCCGTTACTTTGGCGCCCACGAATTTGGTGTTGCCCGTCACGAACGAAGAACGGCCTTCGACTTTGATCTCGGCGTTCATCAGGCTGAACTGATCGACGTGCATGAAGCGGTTCTCGAACACCGTCTCGGTCACGACGCTCGTTCCGGTCGCGCTGAGCAGCAGCGCCATCATCTGCGACTGCATGTCCGTCGGGAAGCCCGGGTAAGGCAGCGTTTTGATGTCAACGGCGCGCAGAGGCTTGTCGGCGATAACGCGAATGCCGTTTTCGTCCGGCAGTACCGTTACGCCCATCTCTTCCATCTTGGCTACGACCGGACCGAGGTGGTCGGCAATCGCGCCTTCGACGTACACGTCGCCGCCCGTGATCGCTGCGGCTACCATGTAGGTGCCCGCTTCGATCCGGTCGGGAATGACGGTGTGCGGAGCGCCGATCAGCTTCTCGACGCCTTCGATCCGGATCGTGCCCGTACCGGCGCCGCGAACAACCGCGCCCATGGCGTTCAGATAGTTGGCCAAGTCGACGATTTCCGGCTCTTTCGCCGCGTTCTCGATCGTCGTCGTGCCGTCAGCCATCGTGGCTGCCATCATGATGTTCTCGGTAGCGCCCACGCTGGCTACGTCGAGATAGATTTTCGCGCCGCGGAGTCTGCCGTCGCTTTTCGCTTCGACGTATCCTTCGCCCAGCGTGACAGTCGCTCCCATCGCCTCGAACCCTTTCAGGTGCAGGTCGATCGGGCGCGTACCGATGGCGCATCCGCCCGGCATCGAGATGCGGGTAGAGCCCAAGCGCGCAAGCAAAGGCCCCATTACGAGGAAGGAGGCGCGCATCTTGCTCACCCATTCGTAAGGCGCTTCAGATGAAGTCAGGTTTCGTGCATCTACGCGGATGACTTCATCCTGGTATGTAATGCCCGCTCCTAGCGATTCCAAAACTTTATTGATGGTCATGACGTCGTCAAGAGGAGGCGCATCCGAAATGATGCTCTCTCCTTCTTGTCCCAACAGACTGGCAGCGATGATAGGAAGCACCGAATTTTTGGCTCCGCTAACTTTCACGGTTCCGGTCAATCGTTTGCCGCCGCGGACGATAAATTTGCTCATCTACGTATTCCCTCCGCGCGTTTAATTTGCGTTTAATTGTGTGTTTGTTTGTGGTATTGTGCACATGCCGACTTGAAGGTCGGTTCGTCTTGTGAGTCATGAGGGCAAATAGGCCTAATCAGTGATTAACCCAAGCACTCCGACTTAAAACAATTTCGTTCTTTAGAATCCCATTCTAAGCAGTTGGGACCATCCGATATAATCCAACATGAATTTTGCGACGAAATGCCCGAGCACTATCGCCAGCAGCACATGCAGCATTTTCCCCTGCGGGCTCTGCGGATGACGGATGATCAGATCGAGCTTCAAATTCTGCAGCGCCCACCAGGACAAGAGGATACAGCCCAGCGATATGACCATGGACAAAATACCGAAAACTCCGGTTTGCGAGAAAGATGCCAGGGCGTTTTCACCCATCGTCCCTCACTCCTTTCGTTCGTCCGGTCGTGCTCCGATCCGCATAACGATATTTTTGCGGACTCCTCTATAATACGGGGAAGTGGCCGAAGAATCCAGCACATTTCGAACAAATTTTGCAAAAAAGCGACCATTACTTTCCTTCGCAGCCGATTAATTGGGTTTTGCTTGCCCGCTTAAAACGTGTAAGCGTTTCATTGGGAAAGGCTTGTCCGACAGGTCTTTTTGATTTATCGGCATACGGATTTTTTTCATTAGACTTTGCCGAAAATTATTTCCGGGGAAATAAGCGAAAGATGCAAAAAACCGATCTCCGGAGAGATCGGTTTGCGTTATTTGTTCACGATGTCCATGTTGGTTACGTCGAGACGGGTAAGCGCCCGTTTGAGCGCAAACTCCGCACGCATGTAATCGACTTCGTCCTGGTGCATTTTTCCGCTTTCGAGACGCATCTCGGCTCTTTCTCTCGCCGCGCGTGCGCGGTCGATGTCGATGCTCTCCGGCAGTTCGGCGCTTTCGGCCAACACGACGACCTTGTCGCGGCGAACTTCAAGGAAGCCGCCGTGCACGGCAATGTGCGAGCGCTTGCCGTCATGCTGGACCGTGAGCGCGCCGATCTGAAGCGGAGCGACTGTCGGGATGTGTCCCGGCAGCACGCCCATGTCGCCTTCGACGCTTTTGGCGATGATGCGGCTGACGTCGCCGGAGTAGATAAGGCGCTCCGGCGTAACGATTTCAAGCAAAAAGGTGCTCACTTCTATCCCTCCTCACCCAAAGCTTGGCAGCTTACAGGGTTTTCGCTTTCTCGACGGCTTCTTCGATCGTGCCGACAAAGAGGAATGCCGCTTCCGGCAGATTGTCGTGCTTGCCGTCGAGGATTTCGCGGAAGCTGCGGATCGTTTCCTTGACCGGAACGTAACGGCCTTTGAGGCCCGTGAAGGCTTCGGCAACGTGGAACGGCTGCGACAGGAAGCGCTGGATTTTACGTGCACGCGATACGATTACTTTGTCGTCCTCGCTCAGCTCGTCCATACCGAGGATCGCGATGATGTCCTGCAGCTCGCGGTAGCGGGCCAGCAGCTGCTTGACGCCTTGGGCAACGTCGTAGTGCTCTTCGCCCACGACGTCCGGAGCCAGAATCCGCGAACTCGAAGCGAGCGGATCGACGGCCGGGAAAATACCCATTTCGGAGATCTTACGCTCCAGGTTGGTCGTTGCGTCCAAGTGGGCGAAAGTCGTCGCCGGAGCCGGGTCGGTATAATCGTCCGCCGGTACGTAGATCGCCTGGATCGACGTTACGGAACCGGTCTTGGTCGAAGTGATCCGTTCCTGCAGCTGACCCATTTCGGTAGCCAGCGTAGGCTGGTAACCTACGGCCGAAGGCATACGACCCAGCAGGGCGGATACTTCCGAACCGGCTTGGGTGAAGCGGAAGATGTTGTCGACGAACAGCAGTACGTCGCGGCCTTCCTGATCGCGGAAATACTCTGCCATCGTCAGACCGGTCAACGCTACGCGCAAACGCGCGCCCGGAGGCTCGTTCATCTGACCGAATACCATGGCCGTTTTGCTGATAACGCCGGATTCTCTCATCTCGTGGTACAAGTCGTTACCTTCGCGCGTGCGTTCGCCGACGCCCGCGAATACGGAGATACCGCCGTGTTCCTGTGCAATGTTGTTGATCAGTTCCTGGATCGTAACCGTCTTGCCTACGCCGGCGCCGCCGAACAGGCCGATTTTGCCGCCTTTTGCGTAAGGAGCGAGCAGGTCGATAACCTTGATGCCGGTTTCGAGCATTTCCGCCTGCGTCGACAGTTCGTCGAACGTAGGAGGCTGACGGTGAATCGGGTTTTTGATCGTGGATACGACTTCGCCCGCTTCGTCGATCGGCTCGCCGAGAACGTTAAATACGCGTCCCAGCGTAATGTCGCCGACCGGCACGGAAATTGGGGCGCCCGTGTCGATGACCACGCTTCCGCGCGTCAAGCCGTCGGTGGAAGACATCGCGATGCAGCGCACCGTGTTGTCGCCCAGATGGTTGGAAACTTCCAGAGTCAGTTCGATGGTTTCGCCGTTTTCCGTCGCTTTTTGGATCTTGAGCGCATTCAGGATTTCCGGAAGCTGACCGCGTTCGAATTCCACGTCGACAACCGGACCCGTGATGCTGATGATGCGTCCTGTATTCATGCTTGGTTTTCCCTCCTACAAGCTTCAGCTTTGTGCGGCACTCGCGCCCGCCACGATTTCGGTAATTTCCTGGGTAATGGCCGCCTGACGCGCCCGGTTGTAAGTAAGCGTATATTCGTTGATCAACTTCGAAGCGTTCTTGGTCGCGGATCCCATGGCGGTCATCTTCGCGCCGAGTTCGCTCGCTTTGCCTTCGAGCACCGCTTTGTAGATCAGCGTTTCCGCGTAACGCGGCAGCAGTTCGCCGAGTACGGCTTCCGCCGAAGGCTCGAATTCGTAGGCCTGCGTCGCCCCGTCGAAGGAGACCGGCTCCATCGGCAGCAGCGCGTCGACCTGCGGAATCTGGGTAAGCGCGTTGACGAACTGGTTATAACATAAGTACAGCGCGTCGGTATGTCCCAACTCGTAATCCTGTACGGCACGTGCCGCGACCGCTTTGATATCCGCAAAAGAAGGCGAATCGGACAATTCCGTTACCGTCTCGGCGATCTCGATGCCGCGTCTGCGGAAATAGTCGCGTCCTTTTCGTCCGATTACGTACAGCACGTATTGGTCCGGCGAAGTATGCCGGTCGCGCAGTTCGTTGGATACGCGGCGCAGGATATTCGCATTGTAACCGCCGGCCAGGCCGCGGTCCGAAGTGATGACGAGATAAGCCGTTTTGCGCACTTCCCGCTTCTCCAGCATCGGATGACGGATCCCCGTACTGGCGGAAGCGATGCTCGCTACCACTTCCCGCAGTTTCTCGGAGTACGGACGAGCCGCTTCGGTCTTCTCCTGCGCGCGGCGCAGCTTCGAAGCCGCTACCATCTCCATCGCCTTGGTGATCTGACGGGTGTTCTGGGTACTCTTGATCTGACGCTTGATCTCGCGTATTCCTTTTGCCATTTTGTTCACCTCCAGACTTTGCGAAGCAAAGTCACTTCGTAAGCATCTACTGCAAGACTTTGCGAAGCAAAGTCACCTCGTAAGCATGTATTCCAAAAAAATCGTGTCTGTCTCTATGTCGCGAAGCCGGTCCGGCGGAGCTTATGCGCAAAGCCGCTCTTCCCTTACGGAAAGGACGCGGCTTTACCCATTCGCAGCCCCGAAGGCTTCTGTTGAAGAGATGCGCTTGGACGATTAAGCCGTCGTCGCAAATCCTTTTTTGAATTGGTCGATCGCGGCTACCAACGCTTTTTCGTTGTCGGAAGTCAGATCCTTCGTTTGGATGATCGAATCGAGAATCGCTTGATGCTCGGTCGTCATGTAAGCGAGGAATTCGCGCTCGAAACGGCGAACGTCGGCAACCGGAATATCGTCGAGCATGCCTTTTACGGCCGTGTACAAGCTTACGACCTGCTGTTCGACCGACAACGGTTGGTTAACGCCCTGTTTGAGGATTTCCATCATGCGCGCGCCGCGGTTGAGGCGCGACAGCGTCGATTTGTCGAGGTCGGAACCGAACTGCGAGAACGCCTGCAGCTCGCGGTATTGGGCCAGATCCAGACGCAGTGTACCGGCGACTTTCTTCATCGCTTTGATCTGCGCGGAGCCGCCGACCCGGGATACCGAGATACCGACGTTGATCGCCGGACGCTGACCCGAATAGAACAGGTCCGATTCCAGGAAGATCTGTCCGTCGGTGATCGAGATCACGTTCGTCGGGATGTATGCCGATACGTCCGAAGCCTGCGTTTCGATGAACGGCAGAGCCGTCAGCGAGCCGCCGCCGCGAGCGTCGCTCAGCTTGGCTGCGCGTTCGAGCAGACGGGAGTGCAGGTAGAAGACGTCGCCCGGATAAGCTTCCCGACCCGGAGGACGGCGGAGCAGCAGGGACAATTCGCGGTAAGCCGCGGCTTGTTTGGACAAGTCATCGTAGATGACGAGCGCGTGCTCGCCTTTGTACATGAAGTACTCGCCCATCGCGCAGCCGGCGTAAGCCGAGATGTACTGAAGCGGAGCCGGGTCCGAAGCGGAAGCCGTCACGACGATCGTGTATTCCAGGGCGCCGGTACGACGCAGCGTTTCTACGACCTGGGCCACGGTGGACTGTTTCTGTCCGATCGCGACGTACACGCACTTCACGTTGTTGCCTTTTTGGTTAAGGATGGTATCGATCGCGATCGTCGTTTTACCCGTTTGACGGTCGCCGATGATCAGTTCGCGCTGTCCGCGGCCGATCGGAACCATCGAGTCGATGGCTTTGATACCGGTCTGCATCGGTTCATGTACGGACTTCCGGTCGATAACGCCCGGTGCCGATCCTTCTACAGGGCGGAAATGGGTCGTATCGATCGGACCTTTGCCGTCGACAGGCTGTCCGAGCGGATTGACGACGCGTCCGAGCAGCGCTTCGCCGACCGGAACTTCCATGATGCGTCCCGTACGCTTGACCTGGTCGCCTTCGCGGATGTCCGTGTAAGGACCCAAGATAACGATACCTACGTTGTCTTCTTCCAGGTTGAGGGCCATGCCCATTACGCCGTTGGAGAATTCAAGCAGTTCGCCCGACATAACGTTATCGAGTCCGTGCGCGCGGGCGATACCGTCGCCGATTTGAATAACGGTTCCCACTTCGGCAACTTCGATTTCGTTTTGATACTGTTCAATCTGGCTCTTAATCAGCGTGCTGATTTCATCAGGTCTGATACTCAAGTGGTTTCCCCCCTGTCACTATGCTTGTCTTTCGAAAGACTTTTCGAGACGGGCAAGCTTGCCCGCCAGGCTTCCGTCGTACAGCGTATTGCCGATCACGACTTTGGCGCCGCCAAGCACGCTTTTGTCTATCACGTTGTATATCGTAATTTTTTTGCCGGTCAGCATGCCGAAACGTTCGACGGCTGCGGCTTTCTCTTCTTCGGTCAAAGGAAACGCGCTGTATACGGTGGCATCGGCCACGCCGAGCGCTTCATTGGAAATCTGTTCGTAACTTTCGCGCAGTTCGCCGAACAGCTGGGTCCGTCCGCGTGCGATCAACAGTTCGACCGTGCGGATGACCGGTGCGGAGACACGGCCCGCAAAAGCGCCGTTCAGCACTTTTTGCTTGCCTTCGGCGGATACGCCGGGCGAAGACACGAACTTGTTCAGAGCCGGATCAGACGCGAAAGCTTCGGCGATGGCACGCAGCTCGGCCTGAGTCTCGGCGACTTTGCCTTCGGCGAAAGTCACTTCGAAAAGCGCGCGCGCATAACGTTTCGCGACCCGCGTATCGCGGCTCACGACTTCGTTCCTACGTCTTTCAGATACTGATCGACCAGGCCTTCGTTCGATTTTTCGTCGATCTCTTTTTCGATCAGCTTGGAAGCGATCTGTACGGAGACGCGTCCCACTTCGCCGCGCAGGGCAGCCATGGCTTTGTTCTTCTCGCTCTCGATATCGCGGAGCGCTTCGTCTTTCAGGCGCACGGATTCTTCTTTGGCCTGCGCGATCAGTTGATCGGCCTGCTTGCCGCTCGTCTGTCTCGATTGTTCAATGATGTCGTAAGCGTCTTTGCGTGCTTGCTGGAGCGCTTCTTTTTGCTGTTCCACGTAAGCGGCCGCTTCTTCGCGCGTCGCCGATGCCTCGTTCAACTGGCCAAGCACCAATTCCCGGCGCTTCTCCATGACGGACATCAGGGGTCCGATTGCATAGCGGCTGAGCAGCCAGTAGAGAATCAGAAACGCGAGCAGCGTAATCCATATTGAAGACCATACAATATCCAT
This genomic window contains:
- a CDS encoding F0F1 ATP synthase subunit delta — its product is MSRDTRVAKRYARALFEVTFAEGKVAETQAELRAIAEAFASDPALNKFVSSPGVSAEGKQKVLNGAFAGRVSAPVIRTVELLIARGRTQLFGELRESYEQISNEALGVADATVYSAFPLTEEEKAAAVERFGMLTGKKITIYNVIDKSVLGGAKVVIGNTLYDGSLAGKLARLEKSFERQA
- the atpG gene encoding ATP synthase F1 subunit gamma, with amino-acid sequence MAKGIREIKRQIKSTQNTRQITKAMEMVAASKLRRAQEKTEAARPYSEKLREVVASIASASTGIRHPMLEKREVRKTAYLVITSDRGLAGGYNANILRRVSNELRDRHTSPDQYVLYVIGRKGRDYFRRRGIEIAETVTELSDSPSFADIKAVAARAVQDYELGHTDALYLCYNQFVNALTQIPQVDALLPMEPVSFDGATQAYEFEPSAEAVLGELLPRYAETLIYKAVLEGKASELGAKMTAMGSATKNASKLINEYTLTYNRARQAAITQEITEIVAGASAAQS
- the atpF gene encoding F0F1 ATP synthase subunit B → MDIVWSSIWITLLAFLILYWLLSRYAIGPLMSVMEKRRELVLGQLNEASATREEAAAYVEQQKEALQQARKDAYDIIEQSRQTSGKQADQLIAQAKEESVRLKDEALRDIESEKNKAMAALRGEVGRVSVQIASKLIEKEIDEKSNEGLVDQYLKDVGTKS
- the atpD gene encoding F0F1 ATP synthase subunit beta translates to MNTGRIISITGPVVDVEFERGQLPEILNALKIQKATENGETIELTLEVSNHLGDNTVRCIAMSSTDGLTRGSVVIDTGAPISVPVGDITLGRVFNVLGEPIDEAGEVVSTIKNPIHRQPPTFDELSTQAEMLETGIKVIDLLAPYAKGGKIGLFGGAGVGKTVTIQELINNIAQEHGGISVFAGVGERTREGNDLYHEMRESGVISKTAMVFGQMNEPPGARLRVALTGLTMAEYFRDQEGRDVLLFVDNIFRFTQAGSEVSALLGRMPSAVGYQPTLATEMGQLQERITSTKTGSVTSIQAIYVPADDYTDPAPATTFAHLDATTNLERKISEMGIFPAVDPLASSSRILAPDVVGEEHYDVAQGVKQLLARYRELQDIIAILGMDELSEDDKVIVSRARKIQRFLSQPFHVAEAFTGLKGRYVPVKETIRSFREILDGKHDNLPEAAFLFVGTIEEAVEKAKTL
- the atpA gene encoding F0F1 ATP synthase subunit alpha, with protein sequence MSIRPDEISTLIKSQIEQYQNEIEVAEVGTVIQIGDGIARAHGLDNVMSGELLEFSNGVMGMALNLEEDNVGIVILGPYTDIREGDQVKRTGRIMEVPVGEALLGRVVNPLGQPVDGKGPIDTTHFRPVEGSAPGVIDRKSVHEPMQTGIKAIDSMVPIGRGQRELIIGDRQTGKTTIAIDTILNQKGNNVKCVYVAIGQKQSTVAQVVETLRRTGALEYTIVVTASASDPAPLQYISAYAGCAMGEYFMYKGEHALVIYDDLSKQAAAYRELSLLLRRPPGREAYPGDVFYLHSRLLERAAKLSDARGGGSLTALPFIETQASDVSAYIPTNVISITDGQIFLESDLFYSGQRPAINVGISVSRVGGSAQIKAMKKVAGTLRLDLAQYRELQAFSQFGSDLDKSTLSRLNRGARMMEILKQGVNQPLSVEQQVVSLYTAVKGMLDDIPVADVRRFEREFLAYMTTEHQAILDSIIQTKDLTSDNEKALVAAIDQFKKGFATTA